A window from Halomicrobium urmianum encodes these proteins:
- a CDS encoding DUF1214 domain-containing protein yields the protein MDDLAGVYGDVDEVDPVKHYVGSVAFGPGGIPEPSEALLVMRYPEQNDGETPYTLTIDDPNSVPVDGFWPVTVYNSDWLLEPNEYEAYSISNVTAERDDDGSVTIHFGGDTDQPNFIYTPEDWQYIVRLYRPREPVLDGRYQFPEARPVE from the coding sequence ATGGATGACTTGGCAGGCGTCTACGGCGACGTCGACGAAGTCGACCCCGTCAAGCATTACGTCGGCTCCGTGGCGTTTGGACCGGGTGGAATTCCGGAACCGTCGGAGGCGTTGCTCGTGATGCGCTATCCCGAACAGAACGACGGTGAAACGCCGTACACGCTCACCATCGACGATCCGAACAGCGTCCCCGTCGACGGGTTCTGGCCGGTCACCGTCTACAATAGCGACTGGTTACTCGAGCCGAACGAGTACGAGGCGTACTCGATCAGCAACGTGACCGCCGAGCGGGACGACGACGGCAGCGTCACCATCCACTTCGGCGGCGACACCGACCAGCCGAACTTCATCTACACGCCGGAGGACTGGCAGTACATCGTCCGACTCTACCGGCCACGCGAGCCGGTTCTCGACGGGCGCTATCAGTTCCCCGAAGCCCGGCCGGTGGAGTGA
- the gatB gene encoding Asp-tRNA(Asn)/Glu-tRNA(Gln) amidotransferase subunit GatB produces MSQRAQQDADLETVIGLEVHVQLETETKIFCGCSTESAAEPNTNTCPVCLGLPGALPVVNEAAVEAAVKVGKAIDADIPAETTFHRKNYYYPDLPKNFQITQYDAPICQDGQLEFAHEGQRRSVGIRRAHLEEDPGSIKHVREGTGPLESRTCSIDRADYTLIDYNRAGTPLMEVVTRPDFRDPGEVRAFLEKLEEVLEYLGVFDPARDGSLRIDANLSLVDAADVNEDGSIDEDVLADANRTEVKNISSHRGAEDALAYEASRQKKLIQSGREVEQETRHFNETHGNTVGMRSKEEEKDYRYFREADLPPLQVSDWKQEIAIPELPDARRERFVEEYGLSEEAASKLTSTKQVADFFEDVAERFDADLAATWVADELLGELNYRDMRITDVSDRFDEVTRLVELVAEDEITAKNARETVLRDMLDEGDAPDDVVEREDLGKTSGDEVQQAVVAAIDENPDAVEDFHDGEGGAINFLVGQVMQKTGGSADPGEVNGLLREELEG; encoded by the coding sequence ATGAGCCAGCGAGCCCAGCAGGACGCGGACCTCGAGACGGTCATCGGCCTGGAGGTCCACGTCCAGCTCGAGACGGAGACGAAGATCTTCTGCGGGTGCTCGACGGAGTCCGCGGCGGAGCCCAACACGAACACCTGCCCGGTGTGCCTGGGCCTGCCCGGCGCCCTCCCGGTGGTCAACGAGGCGGCCGTCGAGGCCGCGGTGAAGGTGGGGAAGGCCATCGACGCCGACATTCCGGCGGAGACGACCTTCCACCGGAAGAACTACTACTACCCGGACCTGCCGAAGAACTTCCAGATCACCCAGTACGACGCGCCGATCTGTCAGGACGGGCAACTGGAGTTCGCCCACGAGGGGCAGCGCCGCAGCGTCGGCATCCGCCGCGCCCATCTGGAAGAGGATCCCGGCTCGATCAAGCACGTCCGCGAGGGCACCGGGCCGCTCGAATCGAGGACCTGCTCGATCGACCGCGCGGACTACACCCTGATCGACTACAACCGCGCCGGCACGCCCCTGATGGAGGTCGTCACCCGGCCGGACTTCCGCGACCCCGGCGAGGTGCGGGCCTTCCTGGAGAAACTGGAGGAGGTCCTGGAGTACCTCGGCGTGTTCGACCCCGCGCGAGACGGCAGCCTCCGCATCGACGCGAACCTCTCGCTGGTCGACGCCGCCGACGTGAACGAGGACGGCAGCATCGACGAGGACGTGCTGGCGGACGCCAACCGCACCGAGGTCAAGAACATCTCCAGCCACAGGGGCGCGGAGGACGCGCTCGCCTACGAGGCCTCCCGGCAGAAGAAGCTGATCCAGTCCGGCCGCGAGGTCGAGCAGGAGACCCGCCACTTCAACGAGACCCACGGCAACACCGTCGGGATGCGCTCGAAGGAGGAGGAGAAGGACTACCGCTACTTCCGCGAGGCCGACCTCCCGCCCCTGCAGGTCTCCGACTGGAAGCAGGAGATCGCCATCCCCGAGCTGCCCGACGCCCGCCGCGAGCGCTTCGTCGAGGAGTACGGCCTCAGCGAGGAGGCCGCGTCGAAGCTCACCAGCACCAAGCAGGTCGCCGACTTCTTCGAGGACGTCGCCGAGCGCTTCGACGCCGACCTCGCGGCCACCTGGGTCGCCGACGAGCTACTGGGCGAGCTCAACTACCGCGACATGCGGATCACGGACGTCTCGGACCGCTTCGACGAGGTGACCCGCCTCGTCGAACTCGTCGCCGAGGACGAGATCACGGCCAAGAACGCCCGCGAGACCGTCCTCCGGGACATGCTCGACGAGGGCGACGCGCCCGACGACGTCGTCGAGCGCGAGGACCTCGGCAAGACCAGCGGCGACGAGGTCCAGCAGGCCGTCGTGGCCGCCATCGACGAGAACCCCGACGCCGTCGAGGACTTCCACGACGGCGAGGGCGGCGCCATCAACTTCCTGGTGGGGCAGGTCATGCAGAAGACCGGCGGTTCGGCGGACCCCGGCGAGGTCAACGGCCTGCTGCGCGAGGAACTCGAAGGGTAG
- a CDS encoding DICT sensory domain-containing protein, with translation MTLSEVIDEIGTREPTLTVVNRDEPEPVVRMLKRMVDAPDVTVREAEPPECGPANFVLLEGDADEQRLAVSTIADVGDSVLMVNSDLYVTGTRSLDEVDTPDVLAGLHGTTFTVAGKQKMLLIELSRHVEALAHRSAGSTIHAGFQSLSRIDDERGTRRVYERLVEAGVDVHLYGVPDAVPDLPGDAHVHANDAEEIRRTWFVVNADCPPDVKAALVAEESGPNEWTGVWMFDPETVDRIAAYLAETYHR, from the coding sequence GTGACACTGTCGGAGGTCATCGACGAGATCGGCACCCGGGAGCCCACGCTGACGGTCGTCAACCGCGACGAACCCGAGCCCGTCGTCCGGATGCTGAAGCGGATGGTCGACGCGCCCGACGTGACCGTCCGAGAGGCAGAACCGCCAGAGTGCGGCCCGGCGAACTTCGTGCTCCTGGAAGGCGACGCGGACGAGCAGCGCTTGGCCGTCTCGACTATCGCGGACGTGGGGGACAGCGTCCTGATGGTCAACTCGGACCTGTACGTGACGGGCACCCGGTCGCTCGACGAGGTGGACACGCCCGACGTGCTGGCGGGCCTGCACGGGACGACGTTCACCGTTGCGGGCAAGCAGAAGATGCTGTTGATCGAGCTGTCGCGCCACGTCGAGGCGCTCGCCCACCGGTCGGCCGGGAGCACGATTCACGCGGGGTTCCAGTCCCTCTCGCGGATCGACGACGAGCGGGGGACGCGGCGCGTCTACGAGCGACTGGTCGAGGCGGGCGTCGACGTGCACCTCTACGGCGTTCCGGACGCGGTACCGGATCTACCGGGAGACGCACACGTCCACGCGAACGACGCTGAGGAGATTCGACGCACGTGGTTCGTCGTCAACGCGGACTGCCCGCCCGACGTGAAGGCCGCGCTCGTGGCCGAGGAGAGTGGACCGAACGAGTGGACTGGCGTCTGGATGTTCGATCCGGAGACCGTCGACCGGATCGCCGCCTACCTCGCCGAGACGTATCACCGGTAG
- a CDS encoding DUF1254 domain-containing protein: protein MTWENVVRAQTDTYFESHVESDGLGAFEHYRDFPPAEEQQTQPKAPIADALYSWGIFDLTEPLTITKPDTGDRY from the coding sequence GTGACGTGGGAGAACGTCGTTCGCGCCCAGACGGACACCTACTTCGAGTCACATGTCGAAAGCGATGGACTAGGCGCGTTCGAGCACTACCGTGATTTCCCACCCGCCGAGGAGCAACAAACCCAACCCAAGGCCCCGATTGCTGACGCGCTGTATTCGTGGGGTATATTCGACCTCACCGAACCGCTCACCATCACGAAACCAGACACCGGTGACCGATACTAG
- a CDS encoding DNA topoisomerase I yields the protein MELIITEKENAARRIAEILSEGTAEAERRNGVNVYRWGGKRCVGLSGHVVGVDFPPEYANWRDVEPVELVDADVTKEPTQENIVATLREQARKAESVTIATDYDREGELIGKEAYELVREETDAPVDRVRFSSITEREVREAFADPDEIDFDLAAAGEARQTIDLVWGAALTRFLSLSARQLGDDFISVGRVQSPTLKLIVDREREIQAFEPDDYWEIFADLTKDGTAFEAQYFYDDDGSEAERVWDEDAADAAFEDLRSADRATVTSVRRRTRTDAPPEPFNTTAFISAAGSLGYSAQRAMSLAEELYTAGYITYPRTDNTVYPEDLDPEALLDSFVGSRQFGDDAEALLEQEEVVPTEGDEETTDHPPIHPTGELPSSNELDEDAAEVFELVVRRFFATVAEPATWAHLRVVAEAEGRTMKANGKRLLEEGYHAVYPYSSADETFVPEVEEGEDLAMSDVELEAKQTQPPRRYGQSRLIRKMEEMGLGTKATRHNTIEKLYDRGYIEGDPPRPTALADAVVEAAEEYADRVVSEEMTAQLERDMTAIAEGEETLDEVTDESREMLERVFEELRASREEIGDFLQESLKADKTLGPCPDCGEDLLVRSSRHGSYFVGCDGFPDCRYTLPLPSTGEPLVLDEVCDEHDMHHVKMLAGRDTFVHGCPRCEAEKADETDDEVIGTCPECGEEHGGELAIKRLRSGSRLVGCTRYPDCDYSLPLPRNGDVVVTDEVCDEHDLPALEIHDEEDDDDPWELGCPICNYAEYQARNAVDDLEDLSGIGSATAEKLEAVGVEDPEDLTEVDPGDVAANVQGVSADQIEDWQAELAD from the coding sequence GTGGAACTGATCATCACCGAGAAGGAGAACGCGGCCCGGCGCATCGCCGAGATCCTCAGCGAGGGGACCGCGGAGGCCGAGCGACGCAACGGCGTCAACGTCTACCGCTGGGGCGGCAAGCGCTGCGTCGGCCTGTCGGGCCACGTCGTCGGCGTCGACTTCCCGCCGGAGTACGCCAACTGGCGGGACGTCGAGCCGGTGGAACTGGTCGACGCCGACGTGACCAAGGAGCCGACCCAGGAGAACATCGTCGCGACGCTGCGCGAGCAGGCGCGCAAGGCGGAGTCGGTCACCATCGCGACCGACTACGACCGCGAGGGCGAGCTCATCGGCAAGGAGGCCTACGAGCTGGTCCGCGAGGAGACCGACGCGCCCGTGGATCGGGTGCGGTTCTCCTCGATCACCGAGCGCGAGGTGCGGGAGGCCTTCGCCGACCCCGACGAGATCGACTTCGACCTCGCGGCGGCCGGCGAGGCCCGCCAGACGATCGACCTGGTGTGGGGCGCCGCGCTCACGCGCTTTCTCTCGCTGTCGGCGCGGCAACTGGGCGACGACTTCATCTCCGTCGGCCGGGTGCAGTCGCCGACGCTGAAGCTCATCGTCGACCGCGAGCGGGAGATCCAGGCGTTCGAGCCCGACGACTACTGGGAGATCTTCGCGGACCTGACCAAGGACGGAACGGCCTTCGAGGCCCAGTACTTCTACGACGACGACGGCAGCGAGGCCGAGCGCGTCTGGGACGAGGACGCCGCCGACGCGGCCTTCGAGGACCTGCGGAGCGCCGACAGAGCGACCGTCACCTCCGTCCGCCGGCGGACCCGCACCGACGCGCCGCCGGAGCCGTTCAACACCACGGCCTTCATCTCCGCCGCGGGGTCGCTGGGCTACTCCGCCCAGCGCGCCATGTCGCTGGCCGAGGAGCTGTACACCGCCGGCTACATCACCTACCCGCGGACCGACAACACCGTCTACCCGGAGGACCTCGACCCCGAGGCGCTGCTGGACTCGTTCGTCGGCAGCCGCCAGTTCGGCGACGACGCCGAGGCGCTGCTGGAGCAGGAGGAGGTCGTCCCCACCGAGGGCGACGAGGAGACGACCGACCACCCGCCGATCCACCCGACCGGCGAACTTCCCTCCAGCAACGAACTGGACGAGGACGCCGCGGAGGTGTTCGAACTCGTGGTGCGGCGGTTCTTCGCGACCGTGGCCGAGCCCGCGACTTGGGCGCACCTGCGCGTCGTCGCGGAGGCCGAGGGCCGGACGATGAAGGCCAACGGCAAGCGCCTCCTCGAGGAGGGGTACCACGCCGTCTACCCCTACTCCAGCGCGGACGAGACGTTCGTCCCCGAGGTCGAGGAGGGCGAGGACCTCGCCATGAGCGACGTCGAACTCGAGGCCAAGCAGACCCAGCCGCCGCGCCGGTACGGCCAGTCGCGACTCATCCGCAAGATGGAGGAGATGGGGCTGGGGACGAAGGCGACCCGCCACAACACCATCGAGAAGCTCTACGACCGCGGGTACATCGAGGGCGACCCGCCCCGGCCGACCGCGCTGGCCGACGCCGTCGTCGAGGCCGCCGAGGAGTACGCCGATCGCGTCGTCAGCGAGGAGATGACCGCCCAGCTGGAGCGGGACATGACCGCCATCGCCGAGGGCGAGGAGACCCTCGACGAGGTCACCGACGAGTCCCGCGAGATGTTAGAGCGGGTGTTCGAGGAGCTGCGGGCCTCCCGCGAGGAGATCGGCGACTTCCTCCAGGAGTCGCTGAAGGCCGACAAGACCCTCGGCCCCTGCCCCGACTGCGGCGAGGACCTCCTCGTACGCAGCTCCCGCCACGGCTCCTATTTCGTCGGCTGCGACGGCTTCCCGGACTGCCGGTACACGCTCCCGCTGCCCTCGACCGGCGAGCCCCTCGTGCTGGACGAGGTCTGCGACGAGCACGACATGCACCACGTCAAGATGCTCGCCGGCCGGGACACCTTCGTCCACGGCTGCCCACGCTGCGAGGCCGAGAAGGCCGACGAGACCGACGACGAGGTGATCGGGACCTGTCCCGAATGCGGTGAAGAGCACGGCGGGGAACTCGCCATCAAGCGCCTCCGCTCGGGCTCCCGACTGGTCGGCTGTACGCGCTACCCCGACTGCGACTACTCGCTGCCGCTCCCGCGCAACGGCGACGTCGTCGTCACCGACGAGGTCTGCGACGAGCACGACCTGCCCGCGCTGGAGATCCACGACGAGGAGGACGACGACGACCCGTGGGAACTGGGCTGTCCCATCTGCAACTACGCCGAGTATCAGGCCCGCAACGCCGTCGACGACCTCGAGGACCTCTCCGGCATCGGCTCCGCCACCGCCGAGAAACTCGAAGCCGTCGGCGTCGAGGACCCCGAGGACCTGACCGAGGTCGACCCCGGCGACGTCGCCGCCAACGTCCAGGGCGTCAGCGCCGACCAGATCGAGGACTGGCAGGCGGAACTCGCCGACTGA
- a CDS encoding AzlC family ABC transporter permease: MDAADLRRGVRDVAPLLLGMIPFGFVVGIAAANAGLDLVQAVGMSAVVFAGASQLAALDLLASDAPLAVVVVTAGVVNLRMLMYSASIATYFRAFSMRWRAGLAFLLTDPAYALSIAAFRTDESIDRRAYYLGAAVTLWVIWQVTTVAGVVLGAEVPDALALDFTVPLVFLALTTSAVEDRPTAVAAVVGGPAATVSGGLPLDVGLLVGASLGVVAGVGTETLGGADAD, translated from the coding sequence ATGGACGCTGCCGACCTGCGCCGAGGCGTTCGCGACGTCGCCCCGCTGTTGCTCGGGATGATCCCCTTCGGCTTCGTCGTCGGGATCGCCGCCGCGAACGCCGGCCTGGACCTCGTGCAGGCCGTCGGCATGTCCGCCGTCGTCTTCGCGGGCGCATCGCAACTGGCCGCGCTGGACCTGCTGGCGTCGGACGCTCCGCTCGCCGTGGTCGTCGTGACGGCGGGGGTCGTCAACCTGCGGATGCTGATGTACTCGGCCTCGATCGCCACCTACTTCCGGGCGTTCTCGATGCGGTGGCGGGCCGGTCTCGCCTTCCTCCTCACCGATCCCGCCTACGCGCTCTCGATCGCCGCGTTTCGGACCGACGAGTCGATCGACCGGCGCGCTTACTACCTCGGGGCCGCCGTCACGCTCTGGGTGATCTGGCAGGTGACGACCGTCGCCGGCGTGGTTCTCGGGGCGGAGGTCCCCGACGCGCTCGCCCTCGACTTCACGGTCCCGCTCGTCTTCCTCGCGCTCACGACGTCGGCCGTCGAGGACCGGCCGACCGCCGTCGCGGCCGTCGTAGGCGGGCCGGCCGCTACCGTGAGCGGGGGTCTCCCGCTGGACGTCGGACTACTCGTGGGCGCGTCGCTGGGCGTCGTCGCCGGCGTCGGGACGGAGACGCTGGGAGGTGCCGATGCCGACTAG
- a CDS encoding universal stress protein: MSVETPSAQAQTGAVDRVVAAAASEDEAAVLSETVSAVAPGATVHALYVVDTAAEMDHFDPVVERAERRGEAAVDALAEALAPDHDVVRHFRYGGPGEEITAYAADHDADMVVVGNYRRTGLDQLKHGASVVGTVRRRADVPVLAVPVGSDSTEEQKRSLTRSQRRTTFLLRPSRSTVTSGRTVSH; encoded by the coding sequence ATGTCCGTAGAGACCCCATCCGCACAGGCACAGACCGGAGCCGTCGACCGCGTGGTCGCCGCGGCGGCCAGCGAGGACGAGGCCGCCGTGCTGAGCGAGACCGTCAGCGCCGTCGCCCCCGGCGCGACCGTCCACGCGCTGTACGTCGTCGACACCGCCGCAGAGATGGACCACTTCGACCCGGTCGTCGAGCGCGCCGAGCGCCGCGGCGAGGCCGCCGTCGACGCGCTGGCCGAGGCGCTGGCACCCGACCACGACGTGGTCCGGCACTTCCGCTACGGCGGGCCGGGCGAGGAGATCACCGCCTACGCCGCCGACCACGACGCCGACATGGTCGTGGTCGGCAATTACCGGCGGACCGGACTGGACCAGCTGAAACACGGGGCCAGCGTCGTGGGGACGGTTCGGCGGCGCGCCGACGTACCCGTGCTGGCCGTTCCCGTTGGAAGTGACAGTACAGAAGAGCAGAAACGTTCTCTTACACGCTCTCAGCGTCGGACGACCTTTTTGCTTCGACCATCTCGCTCTACAGTGACATCTGGGAGAACAGTCAGCCACTGA
- a CDS encoding restriction endonuclease produces the protein MQAAAMHDHLQDRIYEVSPDQFEVLCKMVLVRRLDTESLEVTAFRQDEGIDIEGIIDEGIIRAWLGVQVKQYSEGNTVGLGSLQRFRGALARGDHQIGTYITSSSFTGPAVEEADDAQLCLVDGGTLAGIMVDSGIGITETSAGLETAPEFWQAFEKPEQEDVVPSNEVPLANSFETLRLFLRAIDATDGSKEKITSYVNTELGESFAARHADLYGTAGWLLGFVHKDTPKIVDNREVRRWGLTRGGVEYLALHDSGDETSATALLADAIRNVEIVQRIYADLGENGELGYDDVRGIMASETTLSESSVQRRASTVVQWLTVLPDVTVERDGRSKKVVRR, from the coding sequence ATGCAGGCAGCCGCGATGCACGATCACCTCCAGGACCGGATCTACGAGGTGTCGCCGGACCAGTTCGAAGTTCTCTGCAAGATGGTTCTGGTTCGTCGTCTGGACACGGAGTCTCTGGAGGTCACCGCGTTCCGGCAAGACGAGGGGATCGACATCGAGGGGATTATCGATGAGGGAATTATCCGAGCGTGGCTCGGTGTGCAGGTCAAGCAATATTCGGAGGGAAACACCGTTGGACTCGGTTCGCTACAGAGATTTCGAGGGGCTCTCGCACGCGGCGACCACCAAATTGGCACGTACATCACGTCGAGTTCTTTTACCGGCCCAGCGGTTGAGGAGGCCGATGACGCTCAACTTTGTCTCGTAGATGGCGGAACGCTCGCTGGGATCATGGTGGACAGCGGTATCGGGATCACGGAGACGAGTGCCGGCCTGGAAACAGCGCCGGAATTCTGGCAGGCGTTCGAGAAACCAGAACAGGAGGACGTGGTCCCGTCTAACGAAGTCCCGCTAGCCAATAGCTTCGAGACGCTCCGGCTCTTCCTTCGGGCTATCGATGCCACGGACGGGTCGAAAGAGAAGATCACGTCCTACGTCAATACTGAACTCGGCGAATCGTTCGCTGCCCGTCACGCTGACCTGTACGGCACAGCGGGCTGGCTACTGGGATTTGTTCACAAAGATACACCGAAAATCGTAGACAATCGCGAGGTTCGGCGCTGGGGACTGACGAGAGGCGGCGTCGAGTATCTAGCGCTCCACGACAGTGGGGACGAGACCTCAGCGACGGCACTCCTGGCGGACGCGATTCGAAACGTCGAGATCGTGCAGCGAATTTACGCGGATCTCGGTGAAAACGGCGAACTGGGCTACGACGACGTCCGTGGGATTATGGCTTCGGAGACGACGCTCTCTGAATCGAGTGTCCAGCGTCGGGCGAGTACAGTCGTTCAGTGGCTGACTGTTCTCCCAGATGTCACTGTAGAGCGAGATGGTCGAAGCAAAAAGGTCGTCCGACGCTGA
- a CDS encoding AzlD domain-containing protein: MPTSYSDPAVVGAIAAIAAVTFAIRFSFIALFGRLDEIPPRVRRVLRYVPPAVLAALVLPSIVAVDPASGTLAVDRLFAGALAGVVAWRTEDVFATIAVGMGALWTVRLLFF; encoded by the coding sequence ATGCCGACTAGCTACTCCGATCCCGCCGTCGTGGGCGCGATCGCCGCGATCGCCGCGGTGACGTTCGCCATCCGGTTCTCCTTCATCGCGCTGTTCGGCCGGCTGGACGAGATCCCGCCGCGCGTCCGCCGCGTCCTCCGGTACGTCCCGCCCGCCGTCCTCGCGGCGCTCGTCCTGCCGTCGATCGTCGCCGTCGATCCGGCGTCGGGAACGCTCGCAGTCGACAGACTGTTCGCCGGGGCGCTCGCCGGCGTGGTCGCGTGGCGCACGGAGGACGTCTTCGCGACGATCGCCGTCGGCATGGGGGCGCTCTGGACGGTCCGACTGCTCTTCTTCTGA
- a CDS encoding DUF1254 domain-containing protein produces MTRTVAADRESKKSQDAGTDTEVASIAEDAYRYGLQQVIFYETRFNFTQNEDSDDFAGVNRFHRPNEGRPITADFTAIVTPNATTLYGAGFLDLQDEPVVIEMPEVTDRYFSLQLMNQYGIFPLYAGNQFNGTDARSYLILPDGYDGEIPSEFPATDVAQAETKSLFIIVRYALKDQTDESEIAHINDLHEQTTITPLSQWLENGYSGVPRSERPVAAGDYETFPRMEELTTRQVETQTAADFFTLLDLVLNDPSLSLIDDSRKEAAMLDRLERVGIGPGMEFDWSSLDTDVQEALTTGFESGFERVRGAAQESLIDMNGWQIFAPTGDFRTDWLKRAILADFGYAGPDSPSSHVGALRFTDANGEQLDGSERYTITFDLDDLPPVTEFWSIPIYDAQGYFVDNELDRYTINSYMLESGQLHTESGELVIYVQHERPAAPEQMRNWLPAPEGGMRFAARFYGPRWSLVDGSYDMPEVTPVEE; encoded by the coding sequence GTGACGCGGACAGTCGCCGCCGATCGGGAGTCCAAAAAGAGTCAGGACGCCGGTACGGATACCGAAGTGGCATCGATCGCAGAAGACGCGTACCGCTACGGCCTCCAGCAGGTCATCTTCTACGAGACCCGCTTCAACTTCACGCAGAACGAGGACAGCGACGACTTCGCGGGCGTCAATCGGTTCCACCGTCCCAACGAGGGCCGACCGATAACGGCCGACTTCACGGCTATCGTCACCCCGAACGCCACCACCCTGTACGGTGCGGGGTTCCTCGACCTCCAGGACGAACCCGTCGTCATCGAGATGCCCGAGGTCACCGACCGGTACTTCTCCCTGCAGTTGATGAATCAGTACGGCATCTTTCCCCTCTACGCCGGGAACCAGTTCAACGGCACCGACGCGCGGTCGTACCTGATACTACCGGACGGCTACGACGGCGAGATTCCGAGCGAGTTCCCTGCGACCGACGTCGCTCAGGCAGAGACGAAGAGTCTGTTCATCATCGTCCGGTACGCGCTAAAAGATCAAACGGACGAATCCGAAATAGCTCACATCAACGACCTCCACGAGCAGACCACTATCACCCCGCTCAGCCAGTGGCTCGAAAACGGCTACTCTGGGGTCCCTCGGTCGGAGAGGCCGGTCGCCGCCGGCGACTACGAGACATTCCCGCGGATGGAGGAACTCACGACCAGGCAGGTCGAAACCCAGACCGCAGCGGACTTCTTCACCCTGCTTGACCTCGTCCTGAACGACCCGAGCCTGTCGCTCATCGACGATTCTCGCAAGGAGGCCGCGATGCTCGACCGGTTGGAACGGGTCGGCATCGGCCCTGGAATGGAGTTCGACTGGTCTAGCCTCGATACCGACGTGCAAGAGGCGCTGACCACCGGATTCGAGAGCGGGTTCGAGCGCGTAAGAGGCGCTGCTCAGGAGAGCCTGATCGACATGAACGGCTGGCAGATCTTTGCGCCGACGGGGGACTTCAGGACCGACTGGCTGAAGCGGGCCATCCTGGCCGACTTCGGCTATGCGGGCCCCGACTCGCCCAGCTCCCACGTCGGCGCGCTCCGATTCACCGACGCGAACGGCGAGCAACTCGACGGGTCGGAGCGATACACCATCACGTTCGACCTCGACGACCTCCCGCCGGTCACCGAGTTCTGGTCGATTCCCATCTACGACGCGCAGGGCTACTTCGTCGACAACGAACTTGACCGCTACACCATCAACAGCTACATGCTCGAATCGGGCCAGTTGCACACTGAAAGCGGCGAACTCGTCATCTACGTCCAGCACGAGCGACCGGCCGCTCCCGAGCAGATGAGGAACTGGCTGCCGGCCCCCGAAGGGGGCATGCGCTTCGCAGCCCGGTTCTACGGCCCCCGCTGGTCGTTGGTCGACGGCTCCTACGATATGCCGGAGGTCACCCCCGTGGAGGAGTGA
- a CDS encoding DUF7518 family protein produces MCGNRVEELEARVKELEASIEGLTDELVECKVRLREMEDAVDDDLGFESGAGDTDEDTGSDIVEPSPSEAEGSKPAGTQKGDDTEESDADDDIIVA; encoded by the coding sequence ATGTGCGGCAACCGCGTCGAGGAGCTCGAAGCGCGCGTCAAGGAACTCGAAGCCTCCATCGAGGGGCTGACCGACGAACTCGTCGAGTGCAAGGTCCGCCTCCGCGAGATGGAGGACGCGGTCGACGACGACCTCGGGTTCGAGAGCGGCGCCGGCGATACCGACGAGGACACCGGCTCGGACATCGTCGAGCCCTCGCCGTCGGAAGCCGAAGGGTCTAAGCCGGCGGGAACCCAGAAAGGAGACGACACGGAGGAGAGCGACGCCGACGACGACATCATCGTCGCGTAG
- a CDS encoding Rieske (2Fe-2S) protein produces the protein MAGRTELTSVETVREEGSWLFTATNERGDAEEALLVPCEDGVEAWLNRCTHQNQRLDTGRGAAMRDGKIICPRHGSLFDGCSGYCDNGPAADTTLPDVDIETDEGTVYLVDGDYDFLHEGEREAGDDEDDGPSSTSHIGF, from the coding sequence ATGGCCGGCCGCACGGAACTCACGAGCGTCGAGACGGTCCGCGAGGAGGGGTCGTGGCTGTTCACTGCGACGAACGAGCGCGGCGACGCCGAGGAGGCGCTGCTGGTGCCCTGCGAGGACGGCGTCGAGGCGTGGCTCAACCGCTGTACCCACCAGAACCAGCGCCTGGATACGGGTCGCGGGGCGGCGATGCGCGACGGCAAGATCATCTGCCCCCGCCACGGGTCCCTGTTCGACGGCTGCTCGGGTTACTGCGACAACGGTCCGGCCGCGGACACCACCCTGCCCGACGTCGACATCGAGACGGACGAAGGGACCGTCTACCTCGTCGACGGCGACTACGACTTCCTGCACGAGGGCGAGCGCGAGGCGGGCGACGACGAGGACGACGGCCCGAGCTCTACCTCACACATCGGGTTCTAG